One stretch of Lachnospiraceae bacterium oral taxon 096 DNA includes these proteins:
- the eno gene encoding phosphopyruvate hydratase encodes MGYLEIEKVIGREILDSRGNPTVEAEVYLNDGTVARGTAPSGASTGEFEALELRDGQKDRYLGKGVTKAVENINTIINDVIVGMDPQDTYAVDAAMIKADGTKDKSKLGANAILAVSIAVARAAAESLCIPLYRFLGGVSGNRLPVPMMNILNGGAHATNTVDVQEFMIMPVGAPSFKEALRWCAEVFHALAKLLKSRGLATSVGDEGGFAPNLSSDEETIETILEAVKNAGYEPGKDFMIAMDAAASEWKSEKGKGHYKLPKAGTEFTSSELIAHWKSLVEKYPIISIEDGLDEEDWDGWKELTKELGDKVQLVGDDLFVTNTERLKKGIDNGCANAILIKLNQIGSVSETLEAIKMAHKAGYTAISSHRSGETADTTIADLAVALNTCQIKTGAPSRSERVAKYNQLLRIEEQLGESAVYPGINAFNIKR; translated from the coding sequence ATGGGATATTTAGAAATTGAGAAGGTCATTGGTAGAGAGATCCTTGATTCTAGAGGAAATCCAACTGTAGAGGCTGAGGTTTACTTAAACGACGGTACTGTCGCTAGAGGAACAGCTCCAAGTGGTGCATCTACTGGTGAATTCGAGGCACTTGAGCTTAGAGATGGTCAAAAGGACCGTTATCTCGGAAAGGGCGTGACAAAAGCGGTTGAAAACATCAACACCATTATTAACGATGTCATCGTTGGTATGGATCCACAGGATACCTATGCTGTAGATGCTGCAATGATCAAGGCTGATGGTACAAAGGATAAGTCTAAACTTGGTGCAAACGCAATCCTTGCTGTATCTATTGCTGTAGCAAGAGCAGCCGCAGAATCTCTTTGCATTCCTCTTTACAGATTCCTTGGCGGTGTATCTGGAAACAGACTTCCAGTACCTATGATGAACATCTTAAATGGTGGTGCACATGCAACAAACACTGTTGATGTTCAGGAGTTTATGATCATGCCAGTTGGTGCACCATCTTTTAAAGAGGCACTTCGCTGGTGTGCAGAAGTTTTCCATGCATTGGCTAAATTGTTAAAGTCTAGAGGTCTTGCAACATCTGTAGGTGATGAGGGTGGTTTCGCACCAAACCTTTCATCTGATGAGGAGACCATCGAGACAATTCTTGAGGCTGTAAAGAACGCTGGTTATGAGCCAGGTAAGGACTTTATGATCGCTATGGACGCAGCAGCAAGTGAGTGGAAGAGCGAGAAAGGAAAGGGACATTACAAGCTTCCTAAGGCTGGTACAGAGTTTACTTCTTCAGAGCTTATCGCACACTGGAAGTCATTGGTTGAGAAGTATCCAATTATCTCTATCGAGGATGGTCTTGATGAGGAAGATTGGGATGGATGGAAAGAGCTGACAAAGGAACTTGGCGACAAAGTTCAGCTTGTTGGTGATGACTTATTCGTAACCAATACAGAGAGATTAAAGAAGGGTATTGACAATGGTTGTGCAAATGCAATCTTAATCAAGCTCAACCAGATTGGTTCTGTTTCTGAGACTTTAGAGGCAATTAAAATGGCTCACAAGGCAGGTTATACTGCAATTTCTTCCCACCGTTCAGGTGAGACAGCAGATACAACAATTGCTGACCTTGCCGTTGCCCTCAACACTTGCCAAATTAAGACAGGTGCTCCAAGTAGATCTGAGCGTGTTGCAAAATACAATCAGCTTCTTCGCATTGAGGAGCAGCTTGGTGAGAGTGCTGTTTATCCAGGAATTAACGCATTCAACATTAAGCGTTAA
- a CDS encoding tyrosine-type recombinase/integrase: MSSLSYNEQIDRENVLKLRKLTLALPPYCKDFFRGIEPRTQSRTRIAYAYDLNVFFQFLLKANPVLEKKYKKIRDIPIEVLENLSPVDLEEYMEYLKYRKEEEKEIVNKGQGIQRKLSTLKSLYRYLYRTEKIEHNPTERILMPKTKIKDIVHLDEDEVEMMLSAVESGRKLTTKQRTYHDKTKLRDLTLLSLMLGTGIRVSECVGLNIQDVDLKNDGIKILRKGGKETTVYFGDEVEELLTEYMEYRKSILAAPGHEDALFLSMQKKRLGVRSVEKMVKKYALSVETLKKITPHKLRSTYGTNLYKETGDIYLVADVLGHTDVNTTKRHYAAIEEDRRKSARNKIKLRKQ; encoded by the coding sequence ATGTCATCACTTAGTTATAACGAACAAATTGATCGAGAAAATGTATTAAAACTTCGAAAGCTTACCTTGGCCCTTCCGCCCTATTGCAAGGATTTTTTTCGAGGAATTGAGCCACGCACACAATCGAGAACTCGAATTGCCTATGCTTATGATTTGAATGTATTTTTTCAATTTTTATTGAAGGCAAACCCTGTACTCGAAAAAAAGTATAAAAAAATCCGAGATATTCCCATCGAAGTTTTAGAAAATTTGTCTCCTGTAGATTTAGAGGAATATATGGAGTACTTAAAGTATCGAAAAGAGGAAGAAAAAGAGATTGTCAATAAGGGACAGGGAATTCAGAGGAAACTATCGACCTTAAAAAGTTTATATCGCTATCTGTATCGAACAGAAAAGATTGAACACAATCCCACAGAGCGAATTTTAATGCCAAAGACAAAAATAAAGGATATCGTGCACTTGGATGAGGATGAAGTCGAAATGATGTTGAGTGCAGTAGAAAGTGGAAGGAAATTGACAACAAAGCAACGCACTTACCATGACAAGACAAAACTTCGTGATTTGACTCTTCTATCCCTTATGTTGGGAACAGGAATTCGAGTTTCTGAGTGTGTTGGCTTAAATATTCAAGATGTAGATCTAAAAAATGATGGAATAAAGATTTTAAGGAAGGGAGGAAAGGAAACAACCGTTTACTTTGGGGATGAAGTGGAAGAACTTCTTACGGAATATATGGAGTATCGAAAGTCTATTCTAGCGGCCCCAGGGCATGAAGATGCACTATTTTTATCTATGCAAAAGAAGCGTCTCGGTGTTCGAAGTGTCGAAAAAATGGTAAAAAAATATGCTCTTTCTGTGGAAACATTAAAAAAGATTACCCCACATAAGCTAAGAAGTACCTACGGAACAAATTTATATAAAGAGACAGGGGATATTTATCTGGTTGCTGATGTTTTAGGGCATACAGATGTCAATACGACAAAACGCCACTATGCAGCCATTGAGGAAGACAGAAGAAAAAGTGCAAGAAATAAGATTAAATTGCGAAAACAATAA
- a CDS encoding TetR family transcriptional regulator: MTKFIRARNEGQKQERFEEIKAAGRKIFDEKPYSEITISDIAQKLSWSRANLYKYVSTKEEIYLMICEEAREKYYNELKASYPVGCAYSEEVFAEIWSRIIADHSEYLRYYHLLSVFEENVSMEKLVEYKRAFYSDTDDIITIFSKNLALRFVSSQNLLHAVHYQAMGMYNAIVENRKIKEEMELLGYILPDMDFKRDLKEFILIYLSAEKQK; this comes from the coding sequence ATGACAAAATTTATTCGAGCAAGAAATGAAGGACAAAAGCAGGAGCGATTTGAAGAAATTAAGGCAGCAGGTAGAAAGATTTTTGATGAGAAGCCCTATTCAGAGATTACCATCTCCGATATTGCCCAAAAACTTTCCTGGTCCAGAGCCAATCTATATAAGTATGTCAGCACAAAAGAAGAAATTTACTTAATGATTTGTGAAGAAGCTAGAGAAAAGTACTACAATGAATTAAAAGCCTCGTATCCTGTGGGCTGTGCTTATTCAGAGGAAGTCTTTGCTGAAATTTGGAGTCGCATTATCGCCGACCACTCAGAATACCTTCGCTATTATCATCTCCTCTCCGTCTTTGAAGAAAATGTTTCTATGGAAAAGTTAGTGGAATACAAGCGGGCTTTTTATTCCGATACAGATGATATTATTACCATTTTTTCAAAAAATTTAGCTCTTCGATTTGTCAGTTCACAAAATCTTCTCCATGCCGTACACTATCAAGCAATGGGAATGTACAATGCCATTGTAGAAAATCGAAAGATTAAAGAAGAAATGGAGTTATTGGGTTATATCCTCCCTGATATGGACTTTAAGCGAGATTTAAAGGAATTTATTTTAATTTATCTTTCTGCTGAAAAGCAAAAATAA
- a CDS encoding histidine phosphatase family protein — MKIFIMRHGETDFNQAHRLQGQKDIPLNENGRDQARLAAEEFRQRGILFNRVISSPLFRARETAKIVSRQEDMEIFNSLMEIDFGRYEGIKYEDIDENMRNFFHDPQKFIPMRKMESYTHLFERISHFLDWLKQLEGEGNLLILSHGAAIHAMMNQIYQLKLYDFWKQPIGNCGYFVVEIQDGQFRVVEENFRDGKNNYLKK, encoded by the coding sequence ATGAAAATTTTTATTATGCGTCATGGAGAGACGGATTTTAATCAAGCTCATCGCTTGCAAGGACAGAAAGATATTCCACTCAATGAAAATGGAAGAGATCAAGCTCGACTTGCAGCAGAGGAGTTTCGACAAAGAGGAATTCTCTTTAACCGAGTTATTTCTAGTCCTTTGTTTAGAGCTCGAGAGACGGCAAAAATCGTTTCCAGGCAAGAAGACATGGAAATCTTTAATAGCCTTATGGAAATTGATTTTGGACGCTATGAGGGCATAAAATATGAAGATATTGATGAGAATATGAGAAACTTTTTTCACGATCCTCAGAAATTTATTCCAATGAGAAAAATGGAAAGCTATACACATCTTTTTGAGCGCATTTCTCATTTTTTAGACTGGCTAAAGCAGTTAGAAGGAGAAGGAAATCTCTTAATCCTTTCCCATGGAGCAGCCATTCATGCGATGATGAATCAAATTTATCAACTAAAATTATACGACTTTTGGAAACAGCCAATAGGAAATTGTGGGTATTTTGTCGTTGAAATTCAAGATGGTCAATTTAGGGTCGTTGAAGAAAATTTTCGAGATGGAAAGAACAATTATTTAAAAAAATAG